In Setaria italica strain Yugu1 chromosome IX, Setaria_italica_v2.0, whole genome shotgun sequence, the genomic stretch GCAAGGTCAGAGGCCTGGGGCGCCCCTTTCCAGGTAGGTGTGCATTGGTATACATCGAGATAGCCACTAAAGAAATGACTTGCAAAGAGTTTACAACCATATACACGCATGCTGACTCCAAATTGACTCGAATTGCCATTGCAGGGTTCTCATCAACCCTACAAAACCACGAGACcgcgtaaaaaaaaaaagagcaaaaacGTGGCGCGTCTCAGTCTCAGGTTCCCAACGCGCCCAAATGCCGCCTCCTGGAAGCAATAATTCAACCTCACCGCCCTCGCAATATCGAGGCCTCGTCATCGTCAAAGCCGTTCATGCTCGCATGCTGAATAATCATGCATGCACGAGCCATGTAAACAACAACCTCACCACACAAATTGACCTCTGGTTCTGATATGCACCGACAAAAAGTCAATAACTTGACCTACTCCCTGAACCTTGCAGCTGTCTTTCTCTGTACCCGGCCGGTAGGACGCGAGCGTCGGCACTCGCTTCAGATGGACGCGTCGCTTTACACTTTCCCCTCCCTATAAAGGTCACCGTGTCCTCGCCATGCATGGCAAGCTAAGGTTGACCAAGCAGCTCACTGGCACGAGAAAAAGCACACAAAGCGACCAAGCTAGAGTGTCCTCACACCAGCTAGGTAGCTAAGCCACCATGAGGTCGGTGCTCCCACTGCTCGTGGCCaccctcgtcgtcgccgtgaCGGCCTTCTCGGCGGGGGCGGACGCCGCCTGGACGCCGATCGCCAACCCGAGGAGCCTGGTGATCAGGCAGATCGGCAACTTCGCCGTGATCGTCTACAGCAACGCCGACCCCCGCAAGTTCCGGCCCCTGGCGCTCGTGAGCGTGGTGCGCGGCGAGACCCAGCCGGCAGGCACGGGCGTCACCGACTACCGGCTCGTGCTGAACGTGAGGAACACGGCCACCGGGAGCACGGGGCTGTACCAGTGCGTCGTGCGGGGCAGGCTCGGTTCGCGCGCCACCACGTGGGAGCTCCGCAGCTTCGTGGTGTACAAGCAGGCGATCTAGCACATCGTTGGATCGGCTTAGGCGCTGCCTCGCGCCATCAAAGTTGCATCCTCTTCTTCAACCTACAAGCTAGCGTTACGTACTAACGTACTATGCTCCAGCCAAGTGTTACTGTCGTATAGACAACAGCGCAGGCGTATATGCTACCTACACATAATTTACGTGTGTGCTTTTGTTGCATTAGGAATAAGATGTCTCACTCTTCCTAAAGTACACCA encodes the following:
- the LOC101774884 gene encoding uncharacterized protein LOC101774884 yields the protein MRSVLPLLVATLVVAVTAFSAGADAAWTPIANPRSLVIRQIGNFAVIVYSNADPRKFRPLALVSVVRGETQPAGTGVTDYRLVLNVRNTATGSTGLYQCVVRGRLGSRATTWELRSFVVYKQAI